In Rhodococcus pseudokoreensis, the DNA window ACGTCTTCGGACAGACCGCGCTGCGCACTGGCACCGGCCTCGTCGGAATCGGACCAGCCGTACCCGTAATGCCCGAGTGACGCGATGGTCTCTTCCTGCGTGAGCGGCTCGGCGTTGGCCGACGCAGTGGATGTCACCTGGTCTGATGTGACGGTCATGCGAGCTCCTTCCGGAGTCTTGTTACGAGACCGGCGAGGGCTGGTCGCCGGTGGAATTGCTGACTAGAGGATCTATCGGTGAAGCGATCTATCGGTGAAGCGTTCATTTGGGACCGGACGGCGGGACGAGTGGAACGTGGGTGGTGCACGCGCAGTCGCCGTTCGCGATGGTCGCGAGCCGCTGGACGTGGGTGCCGAGCAGTTGGGCGAACGCTGCCTGCTCGGCTTCGCACAGTTCCGGGAATTCCTCGGCGACGTGCGAGACCGGGCAGTGGTGCTGGCAGATCTGCACGCCGTTGCCGACCGGGCGGGTCGAGGCCGCGAATCCGGCGGTGGTGAACGCGTCGGCGATGGCGTCGGCGGTGGTTTCGAGACCCTCGGCGCTCTGATCCGCGGCCGGGGTGACGTCGCCGACGATCGCCTGCACTCGGCGACGCGCGAACTCGGTGATCGCGGCGTCTCCCCCGACCTCCCGCAGCTGACGCATGGCCGCGCCCGCGAGGTCGTCGTACGCGTGACCGAGCCTGCCGCGGCCCTTGGCGGTGATCTGGAAATATTTGGCGGGCCGTCCCCGTCCGCGGTGACGCACGGCGACGGAGGACGCCTCGCGCGCCTCACCGGAGTCGAGGAGTGCGTCGAGATGGCGACGGACGCCGGCGGCACTCAGGCCGAGGCGGGTTCCGATTTCCGACGCAGTGATCGGCCCCTCCTCGAGGAGGAGCTTCACGACGGCCGCGCGGGTGTGCCCTTCGTGGCCCACG includes these proteins:
- a CDS encoding helix-turn-helix transcriptional regulator, giving the protein MKTDTTPRATKESAVHAPSSAAPVATASPVAVGHEGHTRAAVVKLLLEEGPITASEIGTRLGLSAAGVRRHLDALLDSGEAREASSVAVRHRGRGRPAKYFQITAKGRGRLGHAYDDLAGAAMRQLREVGGDAAITEFARRRVQAIVGDVTPAADQSAEGLETTADAIADAFTTAGFAASTRPVGNGVQICQHHCPVSHVAEEFPELCEAEQAAFAQLLGTHVQRLATIANGDCACTTHVPLVPPSGPK